The Lichenihabitans psoromatis genome contains a region encoding:
- the irrA gene encoding iron response transcriptional regulator IrrA produces the protein MSSGATPAQVMQGCPVHDLRVKLRDAGLRPTRQRVALGWLLFAKGDRHITAEKLYEEATGARVQISLATVYNTLHQFTEVGLLREIAVDGSKTYFDTNISNHHHFLFEETNALVDIPDSHIAVGALPESPEGMEVSRVDVIIRLTKKIASA, from the coding sequence ATGTCCAGCGGCGCGACGCCCGCTCAGGTCATGCAGGGCTGCCCGGTCCATGATCTCCGCGTAAAATTGCGTGACGCCGGGCTTCGGCCGACGCGTCAGCGCGTTGCGCTCGGCTGGCTTCTATTCGCCAAGGGCGATCGACATATCACCGCCGAAAAGCTGTACGAGGAGGCGACGGGCGCGCGCGTGCAGATTTCGCTCGCGACCGTGTATAATACGCTGCATCAGTTCACCGAGGTCGGTCTGCTGCGCGAAATCGCGGTCGACGGGTCGAAAACCTATTTCGACACGAACATCTCGAACCACCATCACTTTTTGTTCGAAGAAACCAACGCACTGGTGGATATTCCGGATTCGCACATCGCGGTTGGTGCCCTCCCCGAATCTCCCGAAGGCATGGAAGTGTCGCGCGTCGACGTGATCATCCGCCTCACCAAGAAGATTGCGTCGGCCTAA
- a CDS encoding SH3 domain-containing protein — protein sequence MSIGRRRVSSEMIAGSIKWNGTGMRRNEGATTVRRRGAAGAKRVIGAFLQGLAVVVLLAGQTPARAEQLGTSTGLALPRYVSLKSDRVNLREGPSKDHRTNWVFQRAGLPVEITAEFDTWRKIRDSEGSEGWVLHSLLSGRRTALIAPWKKDIVLPLRQNPAEDARVVANLQPGVLGNVKRCDGHWCRIFGEGFDGYMQQTNLWGVYPDEHID from the coding sequence GTGTCGATCGGCCGCCGGCGCGTGTCCAGCGAGATGATCGCCGGATCGATCAAGTGGAACGGAACCGGAATGCGACGGAACGAGGGAGCCACGACGGTGCGGAGACGTGGAGCCGCGGGGGCGAAACGGGTGATCGGAGCTTTTCTGCAGGGCTTGGCTGTTGTGGTCCTGCTGGCCGGACAGACGCCGGCGCGCGCCGAACAGCTCGGCACATCGACCGGGCTGGCACTTCCCCGCTATGTCAGCCTGAAATCGGATCGCGTGAACCTGCGCGAGGGGCCCTCGAAGGACCATCGCACCAATTGGGTATTTCAGCGGGCCGGTCTTCCGGTCGAAATCACGGCCGAATTCGACACCTGGCGTAAGATCCGCGACTCGGAAGGGTCAGAGGGCTGGGTGCTGCACTCGCTTCTCTCCGGACGCCGGACAGCGCTGATTGCGCCATGGAAGAAGGATATCGTGCTCCCGCTGCGCCAAAACCCGGCGGAGGATGCGCGGGTCGTTGCCAATCTGCAGCCCGGCGTGCTTGGCAACGTCAAGCGATGCGACGGCCATTGGTGCCGAATTTTTGGTGAAGGGTTCGACGGCTACATGCAGCAGACAAACCTCTGGGGCGTCTACCCGGACGAACACATCGACTGA
- a CDS encoding 2-hydroxyacid dehydrogenase yields MARHRPLVIVTRKLPESVERRMGDLFDLRLNPDDRPMSREALADAMSQADVLVPTITDRIDAALLAAAGPRLRLIANFGTGRDNIDVVAAQAHGITVSNTPGVLTDDTADIVMALILSVARRVVEGAAILPNETWDGWSPTWMLGQRITGKSLGVLGMGRIGQAVARRAAAFGLSIHYHNRTRLRSEVETALKATYWPSLDQMLARMDIVSVNCPHTPATYHLLSARRLALMRPTAVLINAARGEIVDEAALIRMLQTRKLAGAGLDVFEHEPAVPAKLIRLAKAGKVTLLPHMGSATMEGRIEMGAKVIVNIRAFMDGHQPPDRVLPIDL; encoded by the coding sequence ATGGCGCGCCATCGGCCTCTCGTCATCGTGACCCGTAAACTGCCCGAGAGCGTCGAAAGGCGGATGGGCGACTTATTCGACCTCCGACTCAACCCGGACGACCGGCCGATGAGCCGGGAGGCACTAGCCGATGCCATGTCGCAGGCCGACGTGCTGGTTCCCACCATTACCGACCGGATCGATGCGGCGCTTCTCGCAGCGGCAGGCCCGCGCCTGCGGTTGATCGCCAATTTCGGCACCGGACGGGACAATATCGATGTCGTGGCGGCGCAGGCGCACGGTATTACGGTCAGCAACACCCCCGGTGTGCTGACCGACGACACCGCCGATATCGTGATGGCGCTGATCCTGTCGGTGGCGCGGCGCGTCGTGGAAGGGGCCGCCATCCTTCCGAACGAGACCTGGGACGGCTGGTCACCGACCTGGATGCTCGGTCAGCGGATCACCGGAAAAAGCCTCGGAGTTCTCGGCATGGGCCGGATCGGCCAGGCGGTCGCGCGGCGCGCCGCAGCCTTCGGCCTGTCGATCCATTACCATAATCGCACGCGGCTCCGAAGCGAGGTCGAGACCGCTCTCAAGGCGACCTACTGGCCCTCGCTCGACCAGATGTTGGCCCGCATGGACATCGTGTCGGTCAATTGCCCGCATACCCCGGCGACCTATCACCTTCTGTCGGCACGACGCTTGGCCCTGATGCGCCCAACGGCGGTGCTGATCAATGCGGCGCGGGGCGAGATCGTCGATGAGGCCGCGCTGATCCGCATGTTGCAGACCCGCAAGCTCGCCGGGGCGGGTCTCGATGTGTTCGAGCACGAGCCGGCCGTCCCGGCCAAGCTGATCCGGCTCGCGAAGGCCGGCAAGGTGACGTTATTGCCGCATATGGGCTCTGCCACGATGGAAGGCCGGATCGAGATGGGCGCGAAGGTGATCGTCAACATTCGCGCCTTTATGGACGGCCATCAGCCGCCCGACCGCGTGTTGCCGATCGACCTTTGA
- a CDS encoding DUF1150 family protein produces MEEFKTINPLTPDEFAHLGQGAIAYVKPIKSDEVPLLFPQAPSIQPGLDLFMLLGADGIPIMLTDSKDAAFANAWENKLETVSVH; encoded by the coding sequence ATGGAAGAGTTCAAGACCATCAATCCGCTGACCCCCGACGAATTCGCCCATCTCGGCCAGGGTGCGATCGCCTATGTGAAGCCGATCAAGTCCGACGAAGTGCCGCTTTTGTTTCCGCAGGCGCCTTCCATCCAGCCCGGCCTCGATCTGTTCATGCTGCTCGGCGCCGACGGTATTCCGATCATGTTGACGGATTCAAAGGATGCGGCCTTCGCCAATGCGTGGGAAAACAAGCTGGAGACCGTCAGCGTCCATTGA
- a CDS encoding RluA family pseudouridine synthase, which translates to MNSKAKQRAAATGSGKRVDYVEVEEAPALTPVWVPRPDTTTSPTGLHVFDIQPDDRTKRLDRFLAEHFTGDAGLSRTRLQSLIGDGAVLIDGKPATTSSLKLETGTQVSVDIPPPIAAEPAAETIPLTIVFEDEHLLVIDKQSGLVVHPASGHETGTLVNALIAHCGDSLSGIGGVRRPGIVHRLDKDTTGLMVVAKTDPAHRGLADLFADHGRSGSLERAYTAFVWGKPQMQHGTIDMPLGRHAHHREKMAVVSEERGRHAVTHWRLDQSYGDVASTIHCELETGRTHQIRVHLTELGHPLIGDPVYGTGFKTKVARLPEAARAAVTALGRQALHAAVLGFDHPITGETHSFESPLPPDLIALQAGLED; encoded by the coding sequence ATGAATTCCAAGGCGAAACAGCGCGCGGCAGCGACCGGAAGCGGCAAGCGCGTCGACTATGTCGAGGTCGAGGAGGCGCCGGCTCTCACGCCGGTTTGGGTCCCCCGCCCCGACACAACGACGAGCCCGACCGGCCTGCATGTTTTCGACATCCAGCCGGATGACCGAACCAAGCGGCTCGATCGCTTTCTGGCCGAGCATTTCACGGGCGATGCGGGCTTGTCGCGGACGCGGCTCCAGTCGCTGATCGGCGACGGTGCAGTGCTGATCGACGGGAAGCCCGCGACCACATCGAGCCTGAAGCTCGAAACCGGCACTCAGGTTTCGGTCGATATTCCGCCGCCGATTGCGGCCGAGCCCGCAGCCGAAACCATCCCACTCACGATCGTGTTCGAGGACGAGCATCTGCTCGTGATCGACAAGCAATCCGGCCTTGTGGTTCACCCCGCCTCCGGTCACGAGACAGGGACACTCGTGAACGCGCTTATTGCCCATTGCGGTGACAGCCTCTCGGGCATCGGCGGCGTGCGGCGGCCGGGAATCGTGCATCGTCTCGATAAAGATACCACTGGGCTGATGGTGGTGGCGAAGACCGATCCGGCGCATCGCGGCTTGGCCGACCTGTTTGCCGATCACGGCCGGTCCGGATCTCTCGAACGCGCCTACACGGCCTTCGTCTGGGGTAAGCCGCAGATGCAGCATGGCACGATCGACATGCCGCTCGGCCGTCATGCTCATCACCGCGAGAAGATGGCGGTTGTGTCCGAAGAGCGCGGGCGTCACGCTGTGACGCATTGGCGCCTCGATCAAAGCTATGGCGATGTTGCCAGCACGATCCATTGCGAACTCGAAACCGGCCGAACGCATCAGATCCGGGTTCATCTCACCGAACTCGGTCATCCGCTCATTGGCGATCCGGTTTACGGCACCGGATTCAAGACGAAGGTGGCGCGTCTTCCCGAGGCAGCCCGCGCAGCGGTGACGGCGCTCGGTCGCCAGGCTCTTCACGCCGCCGTGCTCGGATTCGATCACCCGATCACAGGGGAAACTCATTCGTTCGAGAGCCCGCTGCCGCCTGACCTCATCGCGCTGCAGGCCGGGTTGGAGGATTGA
- a CDS encoding DUF1013 domain-containing protein, with the protein MSNAPLMPKATAVWLVENTSLTFEQIADFCKLHPLEVKGIADGEVATGIKGHDPITSGQLTREEIALAEGTKSHHLQLAVSKVRLPPAKKTRGARYTPLSRRQDRPNAILWLVRNHPELKDAQIMRLVGTTKTTLQAIRERTHWNSAGLAPMDPVTLGLCSQIDLDFEVNRAAKDRPATEADRGQTLLSAEYTTQKPASTQAEVFGASAKAEKRDDERVDLASVFSKQPAHHDGDED; encoded by the coding sequence ATGAGCAATGCACCTCTGATGCCGAAGGCCACCGCGGTCTGGCTGGTGGAAAATACCTCGCTGACCTTCGAGCAGATCGCCGATTTTTGTAAGCTGCACCCACTGGAAGTGAAGGGCATCGCCGATGGTGAGGTCGCGACCGGCATCAAGGGTCACGACCCGATCACGTCGGGCCAGCTGACCCGCGAGGAAATCGCTCTGGCCGAAGGCACCAAGAGCCATCACCTGCAGCTCGCCGTCTCGAAGGTGCGTCTGCCGCCGGCCAAGAAGACCCGCGGCGCGCGCTACACGCCGCTGTCGCGTCGGCAGGATCGGCCAAACGCGATCCTATGGCTGGTGCGGAACCATCCCGAGTTGAAAGATGCCCAGATCATGCGTCTCGTCGGCACCACCAAGACGACGCTTCAGGCCATCCGCGAACGGACCCATTGGAACTCGGCCGGTCTCGCGCCGATGGATCCGGTGACGCTGGGCCTCTGCTCGCAGATCGATCTTGATTTCGAGGTCAATCGCGCCGCCAAGGATCGACCGGCCACGGAGGCCGATCGCGGACAGACCCTTCTGTCGGCCGAATATACGACCCAGAAGCCCGCTTCGACGCAGGCCGAGGTGTTCGGGGCGTCGGCGAAAGCCGAAAAGCGTGATGACGAGCGTGTCGATCTCGCATCCGTGTTTTCGAAGCAGCCGGCTCATCACGACGGCGACGAAGACTAG